The genomic DNA AAGAGGCATTTTACGACGTATTGAGCTCCAAGATTGAGTGATCCTAACACGCCCGTTATGATGTATGATGCCGAGATTGGAGCTCAAGGAGTTTTCGCTACGGATGGTCCGAAGCTGACAGGTGGATGCCGCCGGTAAGCGGACAGGGTGTTCATGGATCGACAGCCGCATGTCAGTTGACTACAGTTAATATTCTATAAATGGATATACATTGTTTATTCAAGATTTTCGTCTTCGTACATTTCTTTTACCAGTCTGTCCAGATTGGGTCAGTATTGGATGGGTGAGAGAAGTATGTGCATGTACTCACTTGTAAACGTAAGAGGGCGGGTGGTCGCCACTACAAACCAGTTAGCATATAGCCAACATAATAACCCAAGAGAACTTACTAATTCGTCACAATCACATCTAAAAATTCCGGTTTCACATAGTCGTACTTGGGATTAATAACCTCGACACTACCAACCAACTCTCCTTCGTCGTAGCCCATGACCAAGCCTGGATCACCATAGTCGGCCGCACCAGCACCTTCAACGCTCCAGCTCCAAAGCGGGGCAAACTTGTATTGCGCCGCGCATACGATACACTCGTTGCGTGTGCGCGGGCAGCGACGGCTGCAGCCAAAGCGCCCGACTGGCTGACCAGCCCGCCGTCTGCGAGAATCGCGTGAGCACCAAGGATGAGTTTGGTCACGCGGGACATCATGGCAAAGATAGCGCTGTCGGGGACTAGGAATGTGGATATGCCGTGCCGAGAGAGTGAGTCGGCGAGTTGTTGGCCCGTGTATCTGTACCAAGGGTTAGATTGTAGTGTGGAAAGGACGGGGAAAGGGGATGTACGAAGGTGCTGTCTCGGCTACGATTACTGTGAATTTCTTGTCATGGGCTGCGGCTTTGAGGAACTCCTCGACTGTTCTCGAGTATCCGATTGTGAGTACGATTTCACTACATCTCACGTTAGTGTTGGTGGGATAGCATGCCCACAAGTGACTCACTCTGCATGAATATGGTTCTTGGCGTTCTTTGCAATACCCTCAAATACACTCTCCATCTCGTCGACGATTTCCTTGACCGCATCAATGAGTGCAGGCTTGGTGGCCATGCTCCGTCGATCGACTTCGCCTATACTCGCCTCGACTTCGCGGGTTGGACGTGTGGTCACCTTTGGTCGacccagaagaacaaagTTGGCTAGGGAGAGTGCAGAGCCGTCTGGAGTGCTCATGGTA from Rhizoctonia solani chromosome 16, complete sequence includes the following:
- a CDS encoding translation initiation factor eIF-2B beta subunit, which gives rise to MAELIRDKGTLRNVESLVARLRRRQITGAHDTAVETVLLLRQVVSTARFSSIDQLLDMIRSVGTRLVAAQPKDGSALSLANFVLLGRPKVTTRPTREVEASIGEVDRRSMATKPALIDAVKEIVDEMESVFEGIAKNAKNHIHADEIVLTIGYSRTVEEFLKAAAHDKKFTVIVAETAPSYTGQQLADSLSRHGISTFLVPDSAIFAMMSRVTKLILGAHAILADGGLVSQSGALAAAVAARAHATSAGAADYGDPGLVMGYDEGELVGSVEVINPKYDYVKPEFLDVIVTNYGDHPPSYVYKLVKEMYEDENLE